A DNA window from Calliphora vicina chromosome 1, idCalVici1.1, whole genome shotgun sequence contains the following coding sequences:
- the LOC135949422 gene encoding lectin subunit alpha-like, with protein MRFATLCQVLVCLFICQINDIYAFGRIYTTANNKQYFIEAGQEYTWFDGLSRCLKMNMNLVTIETEAKSQEINSLVENTFGKPVKLWVGGVMTHFQDARQYIWIHTGLPFSYTYWNGENPDFYNNAEYCVQIGWGPNMEWNDKYCNSRLGFICEYAQNTAIHNQQLNGNGKELENKIEQLQQQLKDHVELKDQWQMATAKREFILQNELQQLKEQLKLQKKETEEYVLREGNLKNHLWELRNILQELKEKYQKKLNKSLQTELREKLLAAEAKNNQYDDNIYDDYGDIMY; from the exons ATGCGCTTTGCTACGCTATGTCAAGTCttagtttgtttatttatatgtcAAATAAATGACATCTATGCCTTTGGTCGGATATATACAACAGCaaataacaaacaatattttatagaagCGGGCCAAGAG TACACCTGGTTTGATGGTTTAAGCAGATGTTTGAAAATGAACATGAATTTGGTTACAATTGAAACGGAGGCTAAATCACAAGAGATAAATTCGCTGGTGGAAAACACTTTTGGCAAACCCGTCAAACTATGGGTGGGTGGAGTGATGACTCATTTCCAAGATGCTCGTCAATATATCTGGATTCATACGGGTCTACCATTCAGTTACACCTATTGGAATGGTGAAAATCCAGATTTTTATAACAATGCCGAATATTGTGTACAAATTGGTTGGGGTCCTAATATGGAATGGAATGATAAATACTGTAACTCCAGACTGGGTTTCATTTGCGAATATGCCCAAAATACCGCCATACACAATCAACAATTAAATGGCAATGGCAAAGAATTGGAGAACAAAATTGAGCAGTTACAGCAACAACTAAAAGATCATGTGGAGCTTAAGGATCAGTGGCAAATGGCAACAGCCAAAAGAGAATTCATATTACAAAATGAGCTGCAACAGCTTAAGGAACAATTAAAGTTGCAAAAGAAAGAAACAGAAGAGTATGTCCTAAGGGAAGGAAACTTAAAGAACCATTTATGGGAATTGCGTAACATTTTGCAAgaacttaaagaaaaatatcaaaaaaaactcaataagagcttgcaGACAGAATTAAGAGAGAAATTATTGGCAGCCGAggcaaaaaataatcaatatgATGATAATATTTATGATGATTATGGTGACATAAtgtattaa